A window of Eucalyptus grandis isolate ANBG69807.140 chromosome 4, ASM1654582v1, whole genome shotgun sequence genomic DNA:
GGTcataccaaacatattttttttcaggATCAGAAATTTGTGTAGTAACTAAATGTGTTCAAATgttcagaaattattcccgaaaacaaaaataaaaataatatttttaaaatacaattatttccaaaaacagaaacgttaccaacaCACCCTAAGTAAATATTAGGTATTCTTGTTACCACCATCCCCGTTTaatcaaaccaaaaagaaaaaggaaaaggcaaaaaggTACTAGACCAAGAAATATAAGGCATCATCATTGCTTGATCATTATgcatgtttttcatttttttttttttggtcgaagctCATTATGCATGTTGGCTATGTGTAATGAGAATTAAAAATATACTGCTAGCCTTGAGAGATCACTGCAACAAATTTTGGAAAGGGTTTTAATATCGTGGGGAGCATACTGTATCTCCCTGAATACTGACTCATGTTGAAATTTATGAATTCTCTTTTAAGAAAGATCCACaaaaactagtctatcaagatttcatattttccaccaaaaagCCCTCCTCTGATCCACGACTTATCTTGTTTCAATCAATGGTTCACCGCTCCACGTGGCATGAAATATGAGGCACTCCAATTGAAGGTTCATAACCCTCAAATTACATCATCTTTCAATCTACTCTACAACTACTTAGGTTTGTCAAAGCGCTACGTCAAACTTCACATCTTGATAAGTAGAAAATTCTAACTAATACTATTAAATTTGTTTCgttgaaaattaataatttagagaactttttcaaaaaatgatcacctatattgctaaaaaaataaattaatgtaatttttttccatcattcaagaaattatttgaaCATAAGTTGTTatccacaataaaaaaaaatttcatgaactaATTATTTAAAGCGATCATTTGAGGAAAATGCCTTTTGAATCATTCGGACCCTAAAACCAccctattttatatttaaaaaatccactaaaaattaaattttagagaaaatataaagcaatcttgaagaaagaaaaatgcaaaagtatCTTGTATACCATGTAAAAGGTGGCTTACATGCAAGAGCAGCCACTACTTTGAGTGATAGCGGACAAAGAGCGCGCGATACCTTTCTCGATCATTTAGCTATACAATAACAACAATGTTGTGCACGATACCTTTCTCAGTCGTTTAGATAGCGCCACATTGTTGTGACGTGTCTGAAATGTAAAATTGATCATCCTTGCGATAAGATATAGGCAAAAGGCGAACTGTTTTCGGTGGTCATTCTCTTTCGAAGTCACTTTAATATGGGCTGCAACGTTCACATATCAGTCGAATCTCGGCTAGCTAGAGGTTATCAGATACTTTACCTAAAGCATCAGAAACTCTCAATACTTTCTTCAATTTGGGGTTCCTTTTTCACCATCTGTAGACACTCGGGTCCACGTATTCTTAACAACTCATCACCATAGAAGTCGCGATCGCGTAAAGCACTCCGACTAGATGCcgggttttctttttgttggccGATAACTAGATGCCGGTTTAAATAGACAAAAGTATGTCCGAGTACGACCATATTCTACCCTTCTTTCAACAAAATATACACCTACATATTGCCTTCAAGGCCTTTCAAAGAATCTCAACGTAGCAGAGTGTGGTTGCATTCTTATAGAATTTATCCCCCACTCAAGAAAATCTAGTATTCTAGTATGGAGAAAGAACAGAGGAGGTATCACGTTCGTAGTCACTCACCTTATGTAGAAAAACAAGGCTGGAATCAGTATGGGTGGGATGCCTTTCAGATGAAAAGGAGAAGGAATGTTCGATTGCATCTTTTAACAGAATAAGTTCTCTCCATCCCAACTTGGTGAATAATTGTGTAGTGTCATCAGAAAAGGTGAAGGAATCTCATTCACTCTACTGCACAGTCCATGGCTATATAATCGTTTCATGGCACCGATCAAAATTGAGCGAGTACAAGAGAAACCCAGCAAACTCCGAAGAACAAGCTTAACCCTTCACCATGGCCTCCTGCCAGTTGCAAAAAACCGCTGAACAATCCTGCAAACAGAAAAGCTATGAGCACATGCCTGGCCAGCAAACAACTGAGATGACTCATCAGGAATTTAAATCGTGCAGCGAATATAAACATCTCGAAGGTCACCACGGACAAGAGGCTGGCTACACTGTGGTGGCATGCCAGACCCAGTGCAGTGGCCAATCATATGCTATTCCTAAAGCGCAGACTCACAGCAGTGGCAATACCCACAATGTAGATTGCCATGGGAAGAAAGAAATGTCCCTGAAAGAAAAGATTGCTGAGAAGACGAACAAAGTGAAGAGccttttcaagaaaaagaatcGGGATGGCAGAAGTGATgatagcagcagcagcagtgaCAGTGAGAGTGACAATGATGCCTGTTGTGAAAAGGCAAGTCCAATGAAATGATCATATGCATCATCAACTTCTCTAAGCAGGCATTCATGATCTCCTTTCCCAACTGCCAGATAAATTGCTTATGATAAAATTCATGACTTGACACAATTAACACTACAGATTTGATTACATATACTAGATTATGTTCACCAGTAACTAGCAATAAACCATGTTTAAGCACACTTCTTTAGCTTACTTACtttaaaatgaaagaatgaCGTGTTTATCAAGAGCTAActtaaatttcttcaattcaaCATAACTGTTTATTTTCTATGTTCTTATGTCTGCAGCACTGAAAAGCAGAAGGCAAAGCAAGGGAATAAACTTCGCCTCACTATCAGAAAGTATgttaaaaactaaataaatgtGAGTCTCCATTATTGGCTACAAGGATGAGGACTTTGCAATGTAAGAATAACTTCTGATATACAATCATCATATATGTAATGTATGAAGTACAGATCTTTCTCCAAccccccaacccaaaaaaaaaaaaaaaagctctctctctctctctctctctctctctcagcatGTACCCCCACATAGCTATGGATCAACCTATCAAGAAGACTTGAACTTGAGGAAAGAATTGATTCTATTTTAGGGAAAAATGGTAGAGATAAATCAAGCAGGCTGCAATGTTCCATCGTCAACAAACAATCATAGCGCAGATTAGGTAGTTGCCATGATAAAAATCTGAAATACTAGAGATACGAATAAGAGACGAAATTTGCGAGGCAAGGCAAGAAAGTGCAACCTTCAAATCACTAGCATGTAGAACTTTTATGACATGAGGTTTCATCTTTCATTAATCACATTGGAAACAAATTTGGCAATGTCTTGGACAGCAAGATCTTCAGCTTCATCTTGGGTCATCCCTGAGCTTTGCAAAAGTTTCTTTGCAATCTTAAATGAGTGATCACCACCATCAATTACATACAACCTAGTAGTGGATATCATCTTCTCACGGACAGCCTCCAACTTTTCCAGGGGACAAAGGCCATCTTTGCTACCCTTTTCAAGAAAAGACACCATGATTAGATGTGAAGAGTGAAAAACTGGCAGGGACTTCTTTCAAAACCAAAATACACATACAGAAGATTATGGCCACACCATAATCAAAACAGGAACATTATTATAGGCAACCTCCTAAAATATTAGGATGGGAGAACATGATAAGGGAAGACATCAAGTCTAGTTCAATGCACAAGTGAATTTATAATCCAAGATCTAATGCACTTGGATCAAACAGAATTCAAGTTTTTTTCTCCCAATTGCAATTACAGCTTTGCCAGTTAAAGACAAGAGCataaaggagagaaaaagaaaaatcaaaacaagcAAAGCCAAAGACTAAATACCACTTCAAGACCAAAATAAACCATTAAGCTCGTAGCAGTATCCCTTTATCCAATTTTTGGCAACTCTCGTGAAGAGTCTGCCTCAGCATAATTTATCTTAGAAAGCATTACCTGCACAAACATTACAGGAACTGAAAGCTGCAGGAGAGTCTCATCTCTAATAGCTCCATTTATGCCCTGAAACATTTCATCAACATCCACATCACGAGTTTCTCAGTCAGATAAGCTCATGATAAGCAAAATTAGAGAATTGTGCCAAGCTTGGCAGATTACAAAAGCAACCTTTGATAGTTCAAGAATAAAACTTTGCAGACTTTCACAAACAGAAAACAGACTTCATTACTGGATCTTGTCATAGATATACCTAGTCATTGCATGCTACCTTACTGTAAAATAGATCAGGCCTATGATGGCGAGAGTGACCTTCGTTTAAACTAGTTGATGCTACAtgttttctcaattttgttgtcGCTGCACTGATTTGGGCCACAGATTGAAACTAGAATCTCAACAAGCTGAAGAAATAACTTTCTTCTCTCTACCTAGACAACTAATGTAGGGGGAGGTAAGGACTGAACTAAAGGTTTTGGTCTCAAGAATGACAATCGCTCTTactccttgaaaaaaaaaatcaagtgcaGCAGGAACTGCTGTGGAAGTAGTTAATTCCCTTCTTGTCAATTTTTTGCCCAACAGAATGAAGATCTACACATCATCTGATTTTGAAGTTGTCAattcattagttttcttaagcTCTTGTCTCCAGTATACCTTTCAGCAGAGACTGCAAAAGTTATAGTACGTACTATagataaaaacaataatgctacTGATGCTTCAGACTCATCTAAGAAAGGTAAAAATTCTCTTCACCACTTTTGGAGGGAATCATAAAATTGAAGCAGTGAACCACTACTTCATGTAGATGCAAGAGTTCGGCCAAGAGGTATTGTTTAAAATGATGATTTAACAAGCTTCTATTGCTACAATACTGTCTTAGTATAGAGGAGAAGATTCTAAGAAATCAAACTTGAGTAGACAAAATGAACAGGACACCTTAGAAAGCAATCTGTCGCAGTGTAATATAAAGCTCACCATCAAGTGAGATCAAATAGAAGAAGGACCTTTAGAGGATATCCCAAGCAAACTATTGCAGATGGACAAACACCTTCCTCATTAGCAACCATGCAGCTGACCCTACAAATGGAAATTGTATAACCATAGACCGAAATTTTAGATAGCAGCAATACAAATCTGATACCATTATGTCCAAATAAATATGTTGCATAATCTACTAGCTGATGGTAGCAGAGATGCAATGAGAAGATTTATCGCAAAATCTCAGGAAGTAAAACTAAATTTCATGCTTCACCAGCTGTACTAATGTGTATACATCAATGAAACGATTCCTCAGAGTTGTCTTTCCTGAGGCAAATGCTAACTAGAATTACAGACGTGGTAAGAGGACAGAAGCAACGGTGGCAGCCTCCCACATATGCATGCTGGAAACCAGTTTGGGATGCATGACAAAATAGCACACCAAAATTTTTGTAGCAAGTCTCTGTTCAGTGAGAAAGTTAGTGTCACCTTGAACCCATAGATTTCCCAGCTAAAATCAATGGATGGCCAGGATACTTAGCAGCAGCCTTTCTGACAACGTCTAAGTGGAACTCAACCAATTTTTCGGCCTTGGGAGGAGCTCTTCGTTTCCCACCAGATATATCTGCCACATTTAAGATCCATTGTCAATCTATGAAGAAAGCAGCTAAATAGCGACATAGTAAAACGACCATAATGACAAGCCGCGAGACTTCGACCCAGCAGAAACAAGCCACTTACAGCAAAGAAATGTGAACAACAGccaaaagagatttttattgatattcattttTACGAACAAACATTTGAATTCCACAAGCAGGGTGACTCAAAGAAACACGCGCGGACTAAGTAGTTATTTTCGGCCAAAACGTCGAAAAATGTCTAACTATCGACCCGGTCGTGTAGACAGTACATATAATTTAAACACCTATACCATTTTTAACGTtgaagtaaaaaagaagaaaactgcaTCAGATCGTTAGCAGAGCAAATAGGGAAATTACAAAGGAAAGATAAAATCTATAAAAAGAGTCAGCTTTACATACAGGGGTAGTCAAAGGTGATAACTTCGACCGCATGCAGTGCCTTGCCCAACATCTCCTTCCATCTGCACGAATTGAGGATTCAatatccaaatcattttcttccgCAGAACAGTAAAACTATCGCCTCCGCGGATTCGACTCCCGCGAGTAAATGACCTAGTACACTACGCGAGTGAGTTTTCCGATGACAAACTTACAATCGCGAACCAATTTGACAATCACGACCAACAATCGCTCAAAATCGACGAAAataccagagagagagagagagagagagagagagatacctaACCATCCAATCGGAGGAAGAAGGTGCACCAGCACCGTGAGCGAGGACCACCACAGGGGAGGATCTCTCGATCGctgctggcggcggcggcggcggcggcggcggcggcggcgaggggccGGTCTCGCGACGGCGCTTCGTAGGAGGAGGTGAAGAAGAAGCCATTGTCGAAATCACGAGGAAGACGAGCAACTGGAACTGGGAAGTCGACTTCTCTCTCCACGCCCGCTGCAAAACGAGGAGACGACAGTTCACAGTTTTCTGCCACGTGTTTTCGCGCCAGATCATGGGCGGGAAATAGGCATGGGGAACTGGGAatcatgattttttgttttttttttttggtggtaaattttcaataaacgatgataatattttaatagtgaagcaaatgaataaatctcAACCTTTTAAAGGAAATTCAATTGTATCATactaaactttcaattgtttCGAGAAAGTATCTTgacatttcaaatttattttcaatccaTTCTAAGTCTTTTACTACCATGAGATGGTGGGAATATTAAGTTAGGGTGCggttattttgcgaaaaataaatgatttgaaaaataattttctaaaaataattgtttgtatcatttacaaaagtcaatgaataaaaaatatttctttaatccATGAATaagtttaaacataaattgttatcaataatgaaaatatttttaatgaataatattttaaataatataagcgattattttaaaaatatatttttaaattattcattttctacgAAAACATATAGAAcctttaatttcttcttaaaatttcatatttgcCTCCCtcttattattgttattattatttgtagCATTTTCTCCTCACGCGTTTTTATTCTAAGTGGTTATAAGATAGTCCTAAGAACTAAGAAGGAATGTTTATCtagtttttaatatttaaaggaaaatgtttatGGGAGACAATTTAGTAGATGTATAATTGAATGGAGAGTATTCATTTGGCTTCATATcatccaattttatttttccataagaatttgtaatttcttttataaaaaaattaggttcTTCTAAGATAAGAGTTTTGATTGCAAATctgcaaatactagaggtagaGGAGGGCAACAGGATAACTAAAAGACAATTTTCTAGAGAGTTTAATCTTGGAATAGATTTGATATGATTTCGAAAGGTCGAGATAATCTAAAAAAGTGTggttaaaattgaaaagaggtGAAAACGTGAGAACCTTTTATTGCTTATTGGCCCTTTGCAAATGCattaataattatataataGTGATATTAACACAGCTATTAAGGACTTTTTGGGCAGGTCCTAGCTTTTGATTCAAGAAGAATTTCAGAGGCCATATTACGGGTCCAAAAAGCTTACTTTGCCTGTCATATTGTGCCTAGTTGAGAACGatgtttttcattctttgaaCTCTCAAAATTGTTAATATCGTCCCATATTAGTCATAAAAAGGACTAGTGATCGGCTTATAAGAGTGGGAAATTCTCACTCTTTGAACTAACTTTTAGAACGAGAAAGGTCCAAGGTCATCTAATATCAATATCAAAACCCGACTTGCCAATAAGTCTAGACCCAACAATCATACAAGAGAGTTACGGAGAATTATAAGTTGTTACTGCTCCGACTTAAAGCCCGATTTATAAATGTTAAGGAAAATCTTGGATTTCAAGTAACTGGCATAGCTCATGTGGTGTTTCAAAGTATGAGAATAACCTACCGTTCCTTCAAAGCTTCATTTAAGATAGTTTGTGAAAGAAGAGTGCTCCATGGGAGAATGGACAGGCTTGCTAATGCTCGAGTCAAGTGACGAGAGAACTTAAATGCCCCCTTTTTCCTTGTCAAACTTCGATGACTCAAGGTTCACAAATAGAAACGACGCATATGCTGTCACAAAACGGAATCTGCATGAGCAAGACGCCCTCATCTCCACTCTCCTCAAGGACCCCAGGCAACGTATTCGCGCGACGACGCATCATTGTTGGAAGCCATTGAGGGAGAGGTGAAAACACGCCTCGGCTCTTCCGTGCGAACGATCCAACGATACGCACAAACGAAGAGGCAGCGGATCCGACTGGACCCTATGTAACCTGAAACTGATATCAGCAAGGGCACAGTTTGGTCGTATTCCCCAAGTTCTTCTAGCCATTTTGATCAAATAGGCCAGAAGCccttgagggagagagagcaacCAATGCCTTGTAAAAAGTTGAAACTCATGAGTCACGATCCCCCTCTTTTCACTCCCGCTTTTTATCTTGTCCCATGCTTGCTCTCAAGGGCCTTCGCACGGGGGCAATTCTTGAGTACCTGAAAAGGGAATGTACCATTTGGTAGGGACCCCATATGAATGATCTTCGAGAAAAGATTGGTTCTTGATTCGCTCTAGTGTTTTGTGGGATTTTGTCCCACTACCAAAATCGCACAATATCTCCTAAGTTAACTCATCATGTATGCAATCCAAAGTTCATctagactcttttttttttttttaatcccatCCTTGGAAATAAGCCTTTTGCGCCCAATTTCAGTTCAGATAATTCGATAAATATATCGTAGCCTCATTCCAAAAGGCCGTAGTCTCTCATAATTTTCACTTATCTTTGTAACTCAAATTGTCCGAGTGCTGCTGCATCTCCTCTCACAGACCATGGAGGCCAGTTGAGGCAATACGCAGCCTTACTTTTTCAATGGCGACGGCCTTGGTTGACATATGTGATTTTCTGCACCAAGAAAGTTCACCGAAAGAAACGAAAAGTGTAATCTGTGGAGCAACTGGGTCGCACCTGTCTAAGATAACATGAAAGTAAGGATATGGGGGAATGTCAGAGTGGGATACGCTTTTGGATTGATTTATTCGCGTGTTATCCGAAAAGGGTAAGACATGCTCAAAAGAGGCAAGAATAATTAGATGTTAGAATAGCTTCATTGGCTTCTCAAGGTCTTCAAGGGGCAGCCGGAAAATTTAACTTTGGTTTACTCCATTGACTGTTGATTTTCCTCCCACATTACACTCTAAACTCCAACAACCATTTGCAATTAAAATATCGAAAAAGAAAGGTCATACGAGCATATCAATGATCGCGACTCACAGGTTTTCCCCAGGAACTGAGACTGTTCATATCGAGAGAAAATGGATGAGTACTTTGATTTAGGATACCAAGATCGAAATGACCGGTGTATATATAATTACCTTAATGGATATTTACTCCCTTCTACTAATAATTTCGTAGAATCTTGACGCACCACgacattatttttcatattttagaaGACCAACTTTAGTTCGTGGAAAACCAGTCTCGTGTGGCTAGAACAAAGATCGGATAGGCTTGGATTCGCATATGTGCAAAGGAATTTTGTTATCTAGCTTGACTTCTTGCATGTTGGAATGCTGCTGCAAAGTTGTTCTCAACTAGTTACAGCTGTTGAATCATTCGACATCTCTTATCACAGACCCACCCTCAACCAGCCCACCGAAAACCATGAAGAAACAATTCGACTCCAGTTTTGCCACTCATAAAGTGAgggaaaaatcaccaaaaaaaaaaaaaaatctagccaaatttagtcataaacttttttttgaccaattaaattttaaaccttttgtaattatgtcaatttaatccatccgatcaaaattggtcggataGCATTGATGTGGCTATCGACTAGcgttgttgataattttttaataataatttacttttcaaatttttttattaatttttttttatatttctttctttttctcctccctcttccttcctccttcctccttcttcctttggttcCAACAATCGACCAgaggggagggttggccggtcACTAAATTGAGGTGGCCGGGCAAGCTCACCTCGTCATCGTCAAGCGAGGGTTcgcctcaccggtggctgggcaagctcatTCTCGCCTAGCAACCACAAGGTGAGCCAGCCAACTAACAAGGTgagccctcactagatccggtGGGGGCTCACCTCGCCACACCCAACGATGGCAAGGCAAGCTTGCCCGGCTATCTCGGTCCAACTATCGACCGGCCCTCCCCTTTGGCTGGTTGCCTGgaaccaaaggaagaagaagagagagagggggggggagggagggggaaataaaaagatttaaaataattcaaaaatatagaATATTATTAAAGAATTATCATCGGTGGCCATGTCGGAGCCAACTAGCCAACTTTGGccagatttaaaactaaattggcataattacaaataggtttaggacttttttgggttattttccccaaaaaagtCTAATCTAAGCTAGACGATTATGaagttagaaaaagaaattgactgCATTGTCGTGTAATGAAGGGAACGCGTGATTAATAACGTGGATATAAACCACACCAAGCGGCCCATCAATAGGAATAAGCATGATAAcatgattgagagagagagcatcggcattccgattttttttttttttttttttttttatgaacttgAAACAAAGTAAGAAATAGGAGAGGAATCGACTTAGATCTCTTTATCGTACTCTCAGAATCGAAATTGTGCACAAAAGGCCAACTTTGATAGATTTCGGTTCACATGGATGTAAAGTTAATGCAATTGGAGATCTTGTGCAACTTCGATAGTGGGACAAGATCACACAAGAATCACAAACACTAGAGAAAATCAAGAACCAATCTTTTCTTGAAGATAATGTATATGGGGTCCCTACCAAATGGCGCATACCTTTTTAGGCACCCAAATTTTCGCCTATATAAAGAAAGAGGGCTTTTAGAGCAAGCATGGGGCAAGACGAGCATGAGTGAAAAGAGGGGCTCATGAGTCATGggtagaaaatttttacaagGCATGGGTTGCTCCTGCTCCCTCAAGGGCTTCTGGCCTATTATTGATCAACGCTAGAAGTGAGGTGTGTTCGAAATGGCTAGAAGAACTTGGGGGAGTGCGAACAAACCGTGCCCTTGCTAATTTCAGTTTTTGATTGGATTCGTAGCTTCTTGGTTTATCTGTCATCGAATCGTCCGTGCACAAGAGCCGAGGCGTGTCTTCACCTCACTCTCCCACAAAGGCTTCCGACAATTATGCATCGTCGATTCATCGCACACACGGTAACGTGCGGGATGCAATACGTTGACTGAAGTCCTTGAGGAGAGTGGAGATGAAGGTGTCTCGTTCGCGCAGGTACTGATCTCTTCCTTTTGTCAACCTTGAGTCACTAAAGATTTGCAGAAATGGAAAAGGAAGCGATTGttttttggagaagaagaagggggcgGGCTCGAGCATTAGTAAACCTGTCCGAGTCGTCGAtttttactatttctttttttttcttttttcttttttgtgtatACTCCCGTAAGAGTAAACAACACCAATAatgtatttcttctttttatttttgtttacaAGTAACCCCCAATTTGATCGAATTTTATTCATCATGAAGAGATTATTAAGTGATAATAAACCCCGTTGGGTTAGACTTGGAGTCAAAGATGAAGGGAAATTATGAAAAGCTGAATGTGGAATGTATTCTACTTTTCTGAAGCAACCTTAGTTCAAAATATTCCGGTTCTTTTGTGTTGTCAATCGATTGAGAAGCCAATTTCAAAGTTATCATGATCCTCTAAGATGACGCCGAGGAGGTTAAATTGCTAAGGCAGCACGGATAATCCTCTTTCGAGGTGGCACTCCCACTTTGCATGGACTCTCCCAAATTTGATAGATTGCAGCTTagttttccattcatttgaAGCCTTATTACCCTAGAGTCACTACTAACCTATCTATTAGACCGATTAAGAAATTGAGTAAAGCGTGAGAGTTTACATTTTGATGAACTCAAGATTTTGAATTCAGGAATTTGATCAGGCTAGAAATCTTATGCTATAATTCAgtactttttctctttataaataatattcttCATGCTTTTTTGGGTTCTTCTAAATGTACAATGCATTGGGTGTTGGAggaattagaaaaatttcctaaacctattacactcttgataattcaatcataattataacaatttggtcgatttagttttaaatcttttgacaatttg
This region includes:
- the LOC104441649 gene encoding uncharacterized protein LOC104441649, with the protein product MASCQLQKTAEQSCKQKSYEHMPGQQTTEMTHQEFKSCSEYKHLEGHHGQEAGYTVVACQTQCSGQSYAIPKAQTHSSGNTHNVDCHGKKEMSLKEKIAEKTNKVKSLFKKKNRDGRSDDSSSSSDSESDNDACCEKH
- the LOC104441648 gene encoding KAT8 regulatory NSL complex subunit 3, with the protein product MASSSPPPTKRRRETGPSPPPPPPPPPPPAAIERSSPVVVLAHGAGAPSSSDWMVRWKEMLGKALHAVEVITFDYPYISGGKRRAPPKAEKLVEFHLDVVRKAAAKYPGHPLILAGKSMGSRVSCMVANEEGVCPSAIVCLGYPLKGINGAIRDETLLQLSVPVMFVQGSKDGLCPLEKLEAVREKMISTTRLYVIDGGDHSFKIAKKLLQSSGMTQDEAEDLAVQDIAKFVSNVINER